Genomic window (Gemmatimonadota bacterium):
GGTCGTGCGGGCTCTGGAGTCGCTCGACGACGAGGACTTCCTCACCGGTTCCGACGCACGGGGCGAGACGCGCCTTTTCATTCGACCGGAGGATCCTGTGCGTCGCGTGGACGCGCTCCTCACCAACTTCCACCTTCCGAAGTCCTCGCTTCTCTGTCTGGTCGCGGCCTTCTCAGGGCTGGAGCGAATCCTCTCCGCCTATCAGGAAGCCGTCCGAGAGCGCTATCGCTTCTACTCGTATGGAGACGCGACCTTCCTGGAGAAGCGCGCGTAATGTTCCGGCTTCGCATCGACCAGACGGCATCCTCCGGAGCGCGTGCGGGTTCTTTCCGCACCCCACACGGCGAAGTGCCCACCCCCGCCTTCATGACGGTCGGGACACGCGGAACCGTCAAGGGACTGTCCGTCAGAGACCTGCGCGAAAACGGCGCGCGGATTGTCCTGTCGAATACCTACCATCTGTTCCTTCGCCCGGGAGCGGAGGTCATTCGTGAGGCCGGGGGGATCGCGCGATTCTCCGGATGGAACGGCCCGATGCTGACCGATTCGGGCGGGTATCAGGTGGTGAGCCTGGCCGCGCTTCGGAACATCTCGGAAGAGGGCGTGACCTTTCAGTCGCACCTGGATGGCAGCCGCCACCTGTTCACGCCGGAATCGGTCGTGCGCGTGCAGCGGAGCCTGGCGCCGGACATCATGATGCCGCTGGATTCCCCACCCGTTCCGGGCACCTCAACGGCGGAACAGGCGCGCGCCGACGAACTCACCATCCGCTGGGCGCGTCGGGCCGCGGAGGAGTTTCGTCGCACGGAGACCGACTCCGCATCCGGGTTTCCGCAGGCGCTCTTCGGGATCACCCAGGGTGGCTTCCTCGAGGAGACTCGCCGCGCTTCCGCAGCCGCTCTTGTGGAACTGGACCTTCCCGGCTATGCTGCCGGCGGTCTTTCGCTGGGGGAGGAGAAGGGGCTCACGCGGGCCATGCTCGGCGTGACGCTCGACTGCCTCCCGGCGGACCGGCCCCGGTATCTCATGGGCATGGGAACGCCGGAGGATCTCGTGGATGGCATTTCGCGCGGCGTGGACTTTTTCGACTGTGTGCTGCCCACGAGGAACGCGCGGAACGGTCAGGCCTTTACCGGACGGGGGACGCGGAATCTCAGACTGGAGAGGTTTGCGCGGGACTTCGGGCCGCTGGACCCGGATTGCGGGTGCGAAACCTGCCGGGAGTACACGCGGGCGTACCTTCGGCATCTCCTGAAGACGGGAGAAATGCTCGGGGCGCGTCTGCTCACATTGCACAATGTCCACTTCTACCTGGATCTGGTGGACAAGCTTCGGGAGGCCATCCTCACCGAGCGCTTTGACGAGGTCCGGGATGCCACACTCTCCCGCCTGGCGAACGCCGAGGAGTGATTGATGATTCACGAAATTCTGCTGATGGGAGGACGGGGCCCCGAGGGTCAGGCCGCGCCGAACTCCATGATGGTGTTCATGCCGTACCTG
Coding sequences:
- the tgt gene encoding tRNA guanosine(34) transglycosylase Tgt, which encodes MFRLRIDQTASSGARAGSFRTPHGEVPTPAFMTVGTRGTVKGLSVRDLRENGARIVLSNTYHLFLRPGAEVIREAGGIARFSGWNGPMLTDSGGYQVVSLAALRNISEEGVTFQSHLDGSRHLFTPESVVRVQRSLAPDIMMPLDSPPVPGTSTAEQARADELTIRWARRAAEEFRRTETDSASGFPQALFGITQGGFLEETRRASAAALVELDLPGYAAGGLSLGEEKGLTRAMLGVTLDCLPADRPRYLMGMGTPEDLVDGISRGVDFFDCVLPTRNARNGQAFTGRGTRNLRLERFARDFGPLDPDCGCETCREYTRAYLRHLLKTGEMLGARLLTLHNVHFYLDLVDKLREAILTERFDEVRDATLSRLANAEE